In one Brassica oleracea var. oleracea cultivar TO1000 chromosome C9, BOL, whole genome shotgun sequence genomic region, the following are encoded:
- the LOC106313111 gene encoding signal recognition particle 54 kDa protein, chloroplastic: protein MEALQISSRFSVNNRVPCTQNLTASRSSRATFRSAFTGTANSTSSLSSKNTSTREIWSWVKSKTVGNGRSYRSSQVKAEMFGQLTSGLEAAWTKLKGEEVLTKENIAEPMRDIRRALLEADVSLPVVRRFVQSVSDQAVGMGVIRGVKPDQQLVKIVHDELVKLMGGEVSELQFSKSGPTVILLAGLQGVGKTTVCAKLACYLKKQGKSCMLIAGDVYRPAAIDQLVILGEQVSVPVYTAGTEVKPADIAKEGLKEAKKNNVDVVIMDTAGRLQIDKGMMDELKDVKKVLNPTEVLLVVDAMTGQEAAALVTTFNVEIGITGAILTKLDGDSRGGAALSVKEVSGKPIKLVGRGERMEDLEPFYPNRMAGRVLGMGDVLSFVEKAQEVMREEDAEDLQKKIMSAKFDFNDFLKQTRAVAKMGSMTRVLGMIPGMGKVSPAQIREAEKSLVIMEAMIEAMTPEEREKPELLAESPERRKRVAKDSGKTEQQVSQLVAQIFQMRVKMKNLMGAMEGGSIPALSSLEDAMKAQQKAPSGTARRKKRKADSRKKFVESSASSNPGPRGFGN, encoded by the exons ATGGAGGCTCTGCAAATTTCGAGCCGTTTCTCGGTGAATAATAGAGTTCCGTGTACTCAGAATTTGACGGCGAGTCGATCAAGCAGGGCTACGTTTCGTTCTGCATTCACCGGAACCGCCAATTCAACTTCTTCTCTATCTTCTAAAAACACATCCACG AGGGAGATATGGAGTTGGGTGAAATCGAAGACAGTTGGCAATGGAAGAAGTTACAGAAGCAGCCAAGTGAAGGCGGAGATGTTTGGTCAGTTGACTAGTGGACTCGAGGCTGCTTGGACCAAACTCAAAGGAGAAG AAGTCTTGACAAAGGAGAATATAGCTGAGCCAATGAGGGATATTAGAAGAGCTCTCCTTGAAGCAGAT GTGAGTCTCCCAGTTGTTAGAAGGTTTGTTCAGTCTGTTAGCGACCAAGCAGTTGGAATGGGTGTCATTCGAGGAGTCAAACCAGACCAGCAGTTGGTCAAG ATTGTGCATGATGAGCTAGTGAAGCTGATGGGTGGAGAAGTATCTGAGCTCCAGTTTTCTAAGTCTGGTCCTACTGTTATATTGTTAGCTGGACTCCAAGGAGTTGGGAAGACAACCGTTTGTGCTAAACTCGCTTGTTACCTAAAGAAGCAG GGAAAATCTTGCATGCTTATTGCTGGGGATGTGTACCGACCTGCTGCCATCGACCAACTTGTCATTTTAGGTGAACAG GTTAGTGTGCCGGTTTATACAGCAGGGACTGAAGTAAAGCCTGCAGATATAGCTAAGGAAGGTCTAAAAGAAGCTAAAAAGAACAATGTGGATGTTGTTATTATGGATACTGCAGGGAGACTTCAG ATAGATAAAGGGATGATGGATGAATTAAAAGACGTGAAGAAAGTTTTGAATCCCACAGAAGTGTTGCTAGTTGTTGATGCCATGACTGGCCAAGAAGCTGCAG CATTGGTGACGACGTTCAATGTAGAGATAGGAATCACAGGAGCCATTTTGACGAAGCTAGACGGTGATTCAAGAGGTGGTGCTGCTTTGAGTGTCAAGGAG GTATCTGGAAAACCGATAAAACTGGTAGGACGTGGAGAGAGAATGGAGGATCTTGAACCCTTCTATCCCAATAGAATGGCTGGTCGAGTTCTTGGAATGGGAGATGTGCTCTCGTTTGTAGAGAAGGCACAAGAAGTT ATGCGTGAAGAAGATGCGGAAGATCTACAGAAGAAGATAATGAGTGCAAAGTTCGACTTCAACGACTTCCTAAAGCAGACGCGTGCTGTCGCCAAAATGGGTTCGATGACACGTGTTCTTGGAATGATTCCTGGAATGGGGAAAGTGAGTCCTGCGCAGATACGAGAAGCTGAGAAGAGTCTTGTCATCATGGAAGCAATGATCGAAGCCATGACACCTG AGGAGAGGGAGAAGCCAGAGTTACTAGCAGAATCCCCAGAGAGAAGGAAAAGAGTTGCCAAAGATTCAGGAAAAACAGAACAACAG GTGAGCCAACTTGTAGCACAAATATTCCAAATGAGAGTGAAGATGAAGAACTTGATGGGAGCAATGGAAGGAGGATCCATCCCTGCATTGAGCTCGCTCGAGGACGCAATGAAAGCACAACAAAAG GCTCCATCTGGAACCGCAAGGAGGAAGAAGAGAAAGGCGGATTCAAGGAAGAAGTTTGTGGAGTCTTCTGCATCAAGCAATCCTGGTCCTCGTGGCTTTGGCAACTAA
- the LOC106318308 gene encoding ABC transporter B family member 29, chloroplastic yields the protein MPFLLLSPTTPCFLLPSPPKRHQRSSPLFLKLSIHPSQRHLRSSVFLTRTNTTIINSLKPFENVKPYLQSESKTIFAGWLCSFVSVVSLSQIIPRIGSFTSSLNANAASPLKLRNSALVLAALFLARAVAGYLQQAYLWEASLNSVYKIRVFAYRRVLERELEFFEGGSGISSGDIAHRITAEASEVSDTIYALLNTVVPSAFQISAMATHMVVASPLLTLVSAMVIPSVALVIAFLGDRLRKISRKAQIASASLSAYLNEVLPAILFVKANNAEVSETVRFQRFASADLSERFKKKKMKSLIPQIVQVIYLGSLSVFCVGAVTLAGSSLSAGAIVSFMTSLAFLIEPVQDLGKAYNELKQGEPAIERLFDLASLKSKVIERPGAIQLEKVVGEVELCNVSFKYGEEMLPVLDGLNLHIKAGETIALVGPSGGGKTTLIKLLLRLYEPSSGSIYIDKKDIKDIKLESLRQHVGLVSQDITLFTGTVAENIGYRDLTTGIDMKRVELAAKTANADEFIRNLPEGYNTGIGPRGSSLSGGQRQRLAIARALNQNSSILILDEATSALDSMSELLVRQALERVMQDHTVIVIAHRLETVMMAQRVFLLEKGKLKELSRSSLLVTHKDSLSSAGFVI from the exons ATGCCATTTCTCCTCCTCAGCCCAACGACCCCGTGTTTCCTCCTTCCCTCGCCGCCGAAACGCCACCAAAGGAGCTCACCGCTCTTTCTCAAACTATCAATCCATCCATCGCAGAGACATCTGAGATCCTCTGTTTTCCTTACTCGCACCAACACAACCATCATCAACTCGCTAAAACCCTTCGAGAACGTTAAACCCTACCTCCAATCCGAATCCAAAACCATCTTCGCCGGGTGGCTCTGCAGCTTCGTCTCCGTCGTCTCGCTCTCTCAGATCATCCCCAGGATCGGCTCCTTCACCTCCAGCCTCAACGCCAACGCCGCTTCCCCCTTAAAGCTCAGAAACTCTGCTCTCGTCCTGGCGGCTCTGTTCCTCGCCAGAGCCGTCGCCGGCTATCTCCAGCAAGCGTATCTCTGGGAGGCTTCTCTCAACTCCGTTTACAAGATCCGCGTTTTCGCGTACCGGAGAGTGCTGGAGAGGGAGCTTGAGTTCTTCGAAGGCGGGAGTGGGATCTCGTCGGGAGATATCGCGCATCGTATCACCGCCGAGGCTTCTGAAGTTTCCGACACTATCTATGCTCTACTCAAC ACAGTTGTGCCCAGTGCTTTCCAGATATCTGCTATGGCTACACATATGGTTGTTGCAAGTCCTCTACTCACACTAGTCTCTGCAATG GTGATCCCATCTGTTGCGCTAGTCATAGCGTTTCTTGGTGATCGGCTTCGCAAGATATCAAGAAAAGCTCAGATTGCTTCTGCTTCGCTCTCCGCCTACTTAAATGAA GTGCTTCCTGCGATTTTGTTTGTGAAGGCTAATAACGCAGAGGTTTCCGAGACTGTGAGGTTCCAGAGGTTTGCTAGTGCTGATCTATCTGAACGTTTTAAGAAGAAGAAAATGAAGTCGCTTATCCCTCAGATCGTTCAAGTTATCTATCTCGGATCTTTGTCCGTGTTTTGTGTTGGAGCGGTGACACTTGCAGGCTCCTCGTTAAGCGCCGGGGCGATTGTGTCCTTTATGACATCCTTAGCTTTCTTGATCGAGCCTGTCCAG GATCTTGGAAAAGCATATAATGAATTGAAACAAGGAGAGCCAGCAATAGAACGTTTGTTTGATTTAGCCTCCTTAAAATCGAAG GTGATAGAGAGACCTGGAGCCATTCAACTTGAAAAGGTTGTAGGCGAGGTTGAGTTGTGCAATGTTTCGTTTAAGTATGGAGAAGAGATGCTTCCTGTTTTAGATGGGTTGAATCTTCATATCAAAGCAGGAGAGACTATTGCTCTTGTTGGTCCATCTGGTGGAGGGAAGACAACGCTCATCAAATTGCTTCTCCGCCTTTACGAACCTTCCTCTG GCTCGATCTATATTGACAAAAAGGACATCAAGGATATCAAACTGGAGAGTTTGAGGCAGCATGTTGGTCTGGTTTCACAGGACATC ACTCTGTTTACAGGGACAGTTGCTGAGAACATTGGGTACAGAGATCTCACTACAGGTATTGACATGAAGAGAGTTGAGCTCGCTGCAAAAACTGCAAACGCTGATGAGTTTATCAGAAACCTACCAGAGGGATACAACACAGGAATCGGCCCCAGGGGTTCAAGCTTAAGCGGAGGCCAGAGGCAAAG ACTAGCTATAGCAAGAGCGCTTAATCAGAACTCATCCATACTGATTTTGGATGAAGCGACATCAGCATTGGATAGTATGTCGGAGTTGCTAGTCAGACAAGCTCTGGAACGTGTGATGCAAGACCATACG GTGATTGTGATTGCACATAGACTGGAGACAGTGATGATGGCGCAGAGGGTGTTCTTGTTGGAGAAGGGAAAGCTGAAGGAGTTAAGTCGGTCTTCTCTGTTAGTTACTCACAAGGACTCGCTTTCATCAGCTGGATTTGTGATTTAA
- the LOC106318310 gene encoding iron-sulfur assembly protein IscA-like 2, mitochondrial, translated as MSRSLVKRFVPYVSARIRENHRMLNYYCSSASSALKEASSSSSQSESPSLEAVHLSENCIRRIKELQSSEPEKKLLRLGVETGGCSGFQYVFELDHKTNPDDRVFEKGGVKLVVDNVSYDFVKGATVDYVEELIRSAFVVAENPAAVGGCSCKSSFMVKQ; from the exons ATGTCTAGATCTCTGGTGAAGCGTTTTGTACCCTATGTGTCTGCTCGTATAAGGGAGAATCATCGGATGCTTAATTATTATTGTTCTTCCGCTTCTTCTGCTCTCAAAGAAGCTTCGTCTTCTTCTTCCCAATCTGAATCTCCTTCTCTCGAAGCTGTTCATCTCAGCGAGAATTGTATCCGG AGAATAAAAGAGTTACAATCGAGTGAACCGGAGAAGAAGCTGCTTCGATTGGGTGTAGAAACTGGAGGCTGTTCTGGTTTCCAGTACGTCTTTGAGCTTGATCATAAAACCAACCCTGATGACAG GGTTTTCGAGAAGGGCGGTGTCAAACTGGTTGTAGATAATGTCTCCTATGACTTTGTCAAAGGCGCTACTGTTGATTACGTTGAGGAGCTCATCCGTTCTGCTTTCGTG GTAGCTGAGAACCCAGCCGCAGTGGGTGGATGCAGTTGTAAAAGCTCCTTCATGGTGAAACAGTGA
- the LOC106318309 gene encoding uncharacterized protein At5g03900, chloroplastic isoform X1, with product MACVSTCLLISPRLTQSELSPKKPLIRLRSPFPGGKLTERSPSSRRKFNNRRISVVRAASIDNKLTGGAIRPGGLVESDKIPTDVRKRAMEAVDECGRRVTVGDVASRAGLNVTQAQKALQALAADTDGFLEVSDEGDVLYVFPRDYRSKLATKSLRVQIEPFLDKAKGAADYLTRVSFGTALIASIVIVYTTIIVLISSRSEDDNRQRRRGRGYDSGFNFYINPIDLFWYWDPNYYRRRRAREDEGKGMNFIESVFSFVFGDGDPNQGIEEERWQMIGRYITSRGGVVAADELAPYLDVSSSKSATSDESYILPVLLRFDGQPELDDEGNILYRFPSLQRTASGSSRRKEYVGKWFDFVADMEKFFKEKKWQFSKTSSSERALVVGLGAFNLFGVIVLNSLLKEMAVTPSGFITFVKNIYPLLQVYAGSFFAIPLIRWFSIKRKNDQIESRNKARLQFARALESPDIALRRKLLSARDMAQNTVIGKERIVYTTDKDMIEQDYEAEEWERRFREVEKSD from the exons ATGGCTTGTGTCTCGACATGCTTACTCATCTCCCCTAGGCTAACTCAATCGGAGCTCTCACCAAAAAAGCCTCTGATTCGACTCAGATCTCCCTTTCCCGGCGGAAAGCTAACGGAGAGGTCCCCGAGCAGTCGCCGGAAGTTTAACAACCGTCGAATCTCGGTGGTGAGGGCGGCGAGCATAGATAATAAGCTCACCGGCGGCGCAATCAGACCGGGAGGATTGGTTGAGAGCGACAAGATTCCGACTGATGTCCGAAAACGAGCTATGGAAGCTGTGGACGAGTGCGGCCGGAGAGTCACTGTCGGTGACGTGGCTAGCAGAGCTGGTCTGAATGTTACACAAGCTCAGAAAGCGCTTCAAGCTCTCGCCGCGGACACTGATGGGTTTCTCGAG GTCTCAGATGAAGGTGATGTGCTTTATGTATTCCCAAGGGACTATCGGTCTAAGCTAGCTACCAAGTCGTTAAGGGTACAGATTGAACCCTTTCTTGACAAGGCAAAG GGTGCTGCTGACTATCTGACTCGTGTCTCATTTGGCACTGCGCTTATTGCGTCTATTGTTATCGTCTACACAACAATTATAGTCTTGATTTCAAGCAGAAG TGAGGATGATAATCGTCAGAGGAGACGTGGGCGAGGATATGATTCTGGATTCAATTTCTATATCAATCCTATCGATTTATTTTG GTATTGGGATCCCAACTATTACAGAAGGCGGCGAGCTCGAGAAGATGAAGGAAAGGGAATGAATTTCATTGAATCT GTTTTCTCCTTTGTGTTTGGAGATGGAGATCCAAACCAAGGAATTGAAGAAGAGAGGTGGCAGATG ATTGGGAGGTATATAACTTCTAGAGGAGGTGTTGTTGCAGCTGACGAGCTTGCTCCATACCTTGATGTGTCATCTTCCAAGAGTGCCACG AGCGATGAATCCTACATTCTTCCTGTTCTTCTTCGGTTTGATGGTCAACCAGAGTTGGATGACGAG GGGAATATTCTGTATCGCTTTCCATCGCTGCAACGCACAGCTTCTGGATCTAGTAGAAGAAAGGAGTACGTGGGGAAATGGTTTGACTTTGTTGCAGATATGGAGAAGTTCTTCAAGGAGAAAAAATGGCAATTTAG TAAAACTAGTTCATCCGAGAGAGCTTTGGTCGTTGGTCTAGGTGCTTTTAATCTCTTTGGTGTCATTGTTCTGAACTCTTTACTAAA AGAGATGGCTGTCACACCAAGTGGGTTTATTACATTTGTTAAGAACATTTATCCACTACTTCAG GTATATGCAGGTTCATTCTTTGCCATCCCTTTGATTCGGTGGTTTTCAATCAAGAGAAAGAATGACCAGATAGAGAGTAGAAACAAAGCTCGGCTACAGTTTGCACGAGCACTTGAATCTCCTGATATCGCTCTACGGCGTAAG CTACTAAGTGCAAGGGATATGGCTCAGAACACAGTGATAGGGAAGGAGAGGATAGTGTATACAACAGATAAAGATATGATTGAACAAGACTATGAGGCAGAGGAATGGGAGAGACGATTCCGTGAGGTGGAAAAATCAGATTAA
- the LOC106318309 gene encoding uncharacterized protein At5g03900, chloroplastic isoform X2 has product MACVSTCLLISPRLTQSELSPKKPLIRLRSPFPGGKLTERSPSSRRKFNNRRISVVRAASIDNKLTGGAIRPGGLVESDKIPTDVRKRAMEAVDECGRRVTVGDVASRAGLNVTQAQKALQALAADTDGFLEVSDEGDVLYVFPRDYRSKLATKSLRVQIEPFLDKAKGAADYLTRVSFGTALIASIVIVYTTIIVLISSRSEDDNRQRRRGRGYDSGFNFYINPIDLFWYWDPNYYRRRRAREDEGKGMNFIESVFSFVFGDGDPNQGIEEERWQMIGRYITSRGGVVAADELAPYLDVSSSKSATSDESYILPVLLRFDGQPELDDEGNILYRFPSLQRTASGSSRRKEYVGKWFDFVADMEKFFKEKKWQFSKTSSSERALVVGLGAFNLFGVIVLNSLLKEMAVTPSGFITFVKNIYPLLQVYAGSFFAIPLIRWFSIKRKNDQIESRNKARLQFARALESPDIALRRKVNGKLCNNAFETDAKCSY; this is encoded by the exons ATGGCTTGTGTCTCGACATGCTTACTCATCTCCCCTAGGCTAACTCAATCGGAGCTCTCACCAAAAAAGCCTCTGATTCGACTCAGATCTCCCTTTCCCGGCGGAAAGCTAACGGAGAGGTCCCCGAGCAGTCGCCGGAAGTTTAACAACCGTCGAATCTCGGTGGTGAGGGCGGCGAGCATAGATAATAAGCTCACCGGCGGCGCAATCAGACCGGGAGGATTGGTTGAGAGCGACAAGATTCCGACTGATGTCCGAAAACGAGCTATGGAAGCTGTGGACGAGTGCGGCCGGAGAGTCACTGTCGGTGACGTGGCTAGCAGAGCTGGTCTGAATGTTACACAAGCTCAGAAAGCGCTTCAAGCTCTCGCCGCGGACACTGATGGGTTTCTCGAG GTCTCAGATGAAGGTGATGTGCTTTATGTATTCCCAAGGGACTATCGGTCTAAGCTAGCTACCAAGTCGTTAAGGGTACAGATTGAACCCTTTCTTGACAAGGCAAAG GGTGCTGCTGACTATCTGACTCGTGTCTCATTTGGCACTGCGCTTATTGCGTCTATTGTTATCGTCTACACAACAATTATAGTCTTGATTTCAAGCAGAAG TGAGGATGATAATCGTCAGAGGAGACGTGGGCGAGGATATGATTCTGGATTCAATTTCTATATCAATCCTATCGATTTATTTTG GTATTGGGATCCCAACTATTACAGAAGGCGGCGAGCTCGAGAAGATGAAGGAAAGGGAATGAATTTCATTGAATCT GTTTTCTCCTTTGTGTTTGGAGATGGAGATCCAAACCAAGGAATTGAAGAAGAGAGGTGGCAGATG ATTGGGAGGTATATAACTTCTAGAGGAGGTGTTGTTGCAGCTGACGAGCTTGCTCCATACCTTGATGTGTCATCTTCCAAGAGTGCCACG AGCGATGAATCCTACATTCTTCCTGTTCTTCTTCGGTTTGATGGTCAACCAGAGTTGGATGACGAG GGGAATATTCTGTATCGCTTTCCATCGCTGCAACGCACAGCTTCTGGATCTAGTAGAAGAAAGGAGTACGTGGGGAAATGGTTTGACTTTGTTGCAGATATGGAGAAGTTCTTCAAGGAGAAAAAATGGCAATTTAG TAAAACTAGTTCATCCGAGAGAGCTTTGGTCGTTGGTCTAGGTGCTTTTAATCTCTTTGGTGTCATTGTTCTGAACTCTTTACTAAA AGAGATGGCTGTCACACCAAGTGGGTTTATTACATTTGTTAAGAACATTTATCCACTACTTCAG GTATATGCAGGTTCATTCTTTGCCATCCCTTTGATTCGGTGGTTTTCAATCAAGAGAAAGAATGACCAGATAGAGAGTAGAAACAAAGCTCGGCTACAGTTTGCACGAGCACTTGAATCTCCTGATATCGCTCTACGGCGTAAG GTAAATGGGAAACTATGTAATAACGCCTTTGAAACTGATGCAAAATGCAGCTACTAA
- the LOC106317256 gene encoding uncharacterized protein LOC106317256, translating to MGNCLVMEKKVIKIVRNDGKVLEYREPTTVRHILTQFSGHSLFDNNSTCHLLPDAKLFCGRVYYLVPTTMKKKKTKKVTFADPEVEEDARVLREEVFDTCESNIDGGDNKNVSVMRMKIVVSKQELEKLLQGGSVHEMVYQTLEKQTLLSDDDNLECNTGWRPMLDGIPEI from the coding sequence ATGGGGAACTGTTTAGTAATGGAGAAGAAAGTGATAAAGATAGTGAGAAACGATGGGAAGGTACTTGAATATAGAGAACCCACAACTGTTCGTCACATCCTTACGCAATTCTCTGGTCACTCTCTCTTTGACAACAACAGTACTTGTCATCTTCTTCCCGATGCTAAGCTTTTCTGTGGTCGTGTCTACTATCTTGTCCCTACAACAATGAAAAAGAAAAAGACCAAAAAAGTAACGTTTGCGGATCCTGAGGTGGAAGAAGATGCAAGAGTACTAAGAGAAGAAGTTTTTGACACTTGTGAAAGCAACATCGATGGTGGTGACAATAAAAACGTGAGTGTTATGAGAATGAAGATCGTTGTGAGTAAGCAAGAGCTGGAGAAGCTGCTCCAAGGAGGGTCGGTTCACGAAATGGTGTACCAGACTCTTGAGAAGCAAACTTTGCTTTCTGATGATGATAATCTTGAATGTAATACAGGTTGGAGACCTATGTTAGATGGCATACCTGAAATCTGA
- the LOC106313118 gene encoding uncharacterized protein LOC106313118 produces the protein MAGILANTILPPQPPIHLPVSSSRSRSIRRTLVMVKASSEPSDSSASVSTKSSEPVAFTAPPNFKPPEPQRFAVKPGKLFDILGASIGLLFRFGTGVFVSGYSASFVSEDEVPPDQYAFRLGGITLKESSKLGPRPEKPIEIYEFEGCPFCRKVREMVGVLDLDILYYPCPRGSPNFRPKVNQMGGKQQFPYMVDPNTGVSMYESDGIIKYLSEKYGDGTVPLSLTLGPLTALTAGFAMIGRMGKGNMYTPAKLPPKPLVFWAYEGSPFCKIVREVLVELELPHIQRSCARGSPKRHELLQKAGHFQVPYLEDPNTGVNMFESAEIIEYLKQTYAA, from the exons ATGGCGGGGATACTCGCGAACACTATCCTCCCTCCTCAGCCTCCGATTCACCTTCCCGTTTCATCATCTCGAAGCAGATCAATCCGAAGAACCCTAGTCATGGTCAAAGCTTCCTCCGAACCTTCCGATTCATCAGCCTCAGTCTCCACCAAATCCAGCGAGCCTGTAGCATTCACCGCTCCACCCAATTTCAAGCCTCCGGAGCCGCAACGCTTCGCCGTTAAACCCGGAAAGCTCTTCGACATCCTCGGCGCGTCAATCGGACTGCTTTTCCGCTTCGGCACCGGCGTCTTCGTCTCTGGGTACTCTGCTTCCTTCGTCTCCGAGGACGAGGTTCCGCCTGACCAGTACGCGTTTCGTCTTGGCG GGATCACTTTAAAGGAAAGCTCAAAGCTTGGGCCTCGTCCCGAGAAACCCATTGAGATTTACGAGTTTGAAGG CTGCCCCTTCTGTCGCAAG GTCAGGGAAATGGTCGGAGTGTTGGATCTTGATATTCTATACTATCCTTGTCCCAGAGGGAGTCCTAATTTTCGCCCCAAGGTTAATCAGATGGGTGGCAAACAACAGTTTCCCTACATG GTTGATCCAAATACTGGAGTGTCCATGTATGAATCAGATGGAATCATCAAGTATCTGTCCGAGAAATATG GAGATGGAACAGTTCCTTTAAGCCTGACACTTGGTCCGTTAACG GCTTTAACAGCTGGATTTGCAATGATTGGTCGTATGGGAAAG GGTAACATGTACACACCAGCAAAACTACCACCTAAGCCACTCGTATTCTGGGCATACGAG GGCTCTCCGTTTTGCAAGATTGTACGCGAAGTTCTCGTAGAACTGGAGTTACCACACATTCAACGCAG TTGTGCTCGTGGTAGCCCCAAACGGCATGAATTGCTCCAGAAAGCAGGTCACTTTCAG GTGCCTTACTTGGAAGATCCAAACACTGGAGTAAATATGTTTGAGAGTGCAGAGATCATAGAGTATCTGAAGCAAACTTATGCCGCTTAA
- the LOC106317055 gene encoding protein TERMINAL FLOWER 1-like translates to MENMGTRVIEPLIVGRVVGDVLDNFTPTIKMNVSYNKKQVSNGHELFPLAVSSKPRVEIHDGDLRSFFTLVMTDPDVPNPSDPFLKERLHWLVMNIPGTTDATFGKEVVSYELPKPNIGIHRYVFVLFRQKQRRVKFPSNIISRDQFNTREFAIENDLGLPVAAVFFNAQRETASRRR, encoded by the exons ATGGAGAATATGGGAACTAGAGTGATAGAGCCATTAATAGTGGGAAGAGTGGTCGGAGATGTTCTTGATAATTTCACTCCAACAATTAAAATGAACGTGAGTTACAACAAGAAGCAAGTCTCCAATGGCCATGAGCTTTTCCCTTTAGCTGTCTCCTCCAAGCCTAGGGTTGAGATCCATGATGGTGATCTCAGATCTTTCTTCACCCTG GTGATGACAGACCCTGATGTTCCAAATCCTAGTGACCCCTTTCTAAAAGAACGCCTGCATTG GCTCGTCATGAACATCCCCGGCACAACAGATGCTACATTTG GAAAAGAGGTGGTGAGCTATGAGCTGCCAAAGCCAAACATAGGGATACACAGGTACGTGTTTGTTCTGTTCAGGCAGAAGCAAAGACGTGTTAAGTTCCCAAGCAATATTATTTCGAGGGATCAGTTCAACACTCGTGAGTTTGCGATCGAGAATGATCTTGGTCTCCCTGTCGCGGCTGTCTTCTTCAACGCTCAGAGAGAAACCGCATCTCGCAGACGTTAG